The following proteins are encoded in a genomic region of Natronorubrum halophilum:
- the pstA gene encoding phosphate ABC transporter permease PstA — MAADTTDAPADSGFGKISRTKDVAFRLLALAATLIGIVSLAVLLANVTVDAVGWLDWQFLTNPPHPDPYEAGFFPALIGSIAIMLLIALITFPLGVGAAVYLEEYANDGYLTRFIQLNIANLAGVPSVVYGLLGLGLFIGLLNIGYGTVIVAGFTVSLLVLPIVIISAQEAIRAVPDSQRQASYGMGATKWQTIRNVVLPRAMPGIMTGTILALGRAIGETAPLIMIAAPTTVFGVPNSLFSKVSAMPLQIYNWASYPNTEFQYGVVAAGVVTLLVVLLSINSIAIIIRNRYQQRT; from the coding sequence ATGGCGGCCGACACCACCGACGCGCCCGCCGACTCCGGGTTCGGGAAGATCAGCCGAACGAAAGACGTCGCGTTCCGCCTGCTCGCGCTGGCGGCGACCCTCATCGGGATCGTCTCGCTCGCGGTGTTGCTGGCGAACGTCACCGTCGACGCCGTCGGCTGGCTCGACTGGCAGTTCCTCACGAACCCGCCCCACCCCGATCCCTACGAGGCCGGGTTCTTCCCCGCGCTGATCGGCTCCATCGCGATCATGCTCCTGATCGCACTGATCACGTTCCCGCTCGGCGTCGGGGCCGCGGTCTACCTCGAGGAGTACGCCAACGACGGCTACCTCACCCGGTTCATCCAACTCAATATCGCCAACCTCGCGGGCGTCCCCTCGGTCGTCTACGGGCTGTTGGGACTGGGGCTGTTTATCGGCCTCCTGAACATTGGCTACGGGACGGTGATCGTCGCCGGGTTCACGGTTTCGCTGCTCGTCTTGCCGATCGTGATCATCTCGGCGCAAGAGGCGATCCGGGCGGTGCCGGACTCCCAGCGCCAGGCGTCCTACGGGATGGGTGCGACGAAGTGGCAGACGATCCGGAACGTCGTCCTCCCGCGGGCGATGCCCGGTATCATGACCGGGACGATACTGGCGCTCGGCCGCGCGATCGGCGAGACGGCACCGCTGATCATGATCGCCGCGCCGACGACCGTCTTCGGGGTTCCAAACAGCCTCTTCAGCAAAGTCAGCGCCATGCCCCTGCAAATCTACAACTGGGCGTCCTACCCCAACACCGAGTTCCAGTACGGCGTCGTGGCCGCCGGCGTCGTTACGCTACTCGTCGTCCTCCTGTCGATCAACTCGATCGCGATCATCATTCGGAACCGATATCAACAGCGCACCTGA